The Mycolicibacterium smegmatis genome has a window encoding:
- the dapE gene encoding succinyl-diaminopimelate desuccinylase produces the protein MGLDLSADPIALTAALVDIPSVSRDERRIADEIEAALRAQAPHFEVIRNGDAVLARTNLGRPSRVMLAGHIDTVPIADNLPSRIVDGEMYGCGTSDMKAGDAVFLHLAATITEPTHDITLVMYDCEEIESSANGLGRIERELRDWLTADVAILGEPSGGYIEAGCQGTIRVVISAKGTRAHSARSWLGDNAIHKLAPVLDRLASYQARSVDIDGCVYREGLSAVRIDGGIAGNVIPDAASVTVNFRFAPDRDVDQAVAHVHEVFDGLDVTLELTDAAAGALPGLTQPAAAALVAAAGGQVRAKYGWTDVARFAALGIPAVNYGPGDPNLAHRVDERVQVAAITAAADMLRTYLTT, from the coding sequence ATGGGGCTAGACCTGAGCGCTGATCCGATCGCATTGACCGCCGCGCTGGTGGACATCCCCAGTGTGTCGCGCGACGAACGCCGCATCGCCGACGAGATCGAGGCCGCGTTGCGCGCCCAGGCGCCGCACTTCGAGGTGATCCGCAATGGCGACGCCGTGCTGGCCCGCACCAACCTGGGCCGGCCGTCGCGCGTGATGCTCGCGGGTCACATCGATACCGTGCCCATCGCCGACAACCTGCCCAGCCGGATCGTCGACGGCGAGATGTACGGCTGCGGCACCTCCGACATGAAGGCGGGCGACGCGGTGTTCTTGCACCTGGCCGCCACGATCACCGAGCCCACGCACGACATCACGCTGGTGATGTACGACTGCGAGGAGATCGAATCGAGCGCCAACGGCCTGGGGCGCATCGAACGGGAGCTGCGCGACTGGCTCACCGCTGACGTCGCGATCCTCGGCGAACCGTCGGGTGGCTACATCGAAGCGGGCTGCCAGGGCACCATCCGCGTCGTGATCTCCGCGAAGGGCACACGCGCCCACTCGGCCCGTTCGTGGTTGGGGGACAACGCGATTCACAAACTCGCACCTGTGCTCGACCGGCTGGCGTCGTATCAGGCGCGCTCGGTTGACATCGACGGCTGTGTCTACCGCGAGGGGCTGTCCGCGGTGCGTATCGACGGTGGCATCGCGGGCAACGTGATTCCCGACGCGGCATCGGTCACCGTCAACTTCCGGTTCGCGCCGGATCGCGACGTCGACCAGGCCGTTGCGCACGTCCACGAGGTGTTCGACGGACTCGACGTCACGCTCGAGCTGACCGACGCCGCCGCCGGTGCGCTGCCGGGCCTCACGCAACCCGCGGCCGCGGCGCTCGTGGCCGCCGCAGGCGGGCAGGTGCGCGCCAAGTACGGCTGGACCGACGTCGCGAGGTTCGCCGCGCTCGGCATCCCGGCCGTGAACTACGGGCCGGGCGACCCGAATCTCGCCCACCGTGTCGACGAACGCGTCCAGGTCGCGGCCATCACCGCCGCAGCCGACATGCTGCGCACGTATCTGACGACCTGA
- the dapD gene encoding 2,3,4,5-tetrahydropyridine-2,6-dicarboxylate N-succinyltransferase yields the protein MTAASGIGLATITADGTVLDTWFPAPELSASGPAGTARLTGDDVPADLAALTGKDEDRDVEVVAVRTTIADLNDKPADTHDVWLRLHLLSHRLTKPHEANLDGIFGLLSNVVWTNFGPCAVEGFETTRARLRKRGAVAVYGIDKFPRMVDYVTPSGVRIADADRVRLGAHLASGTTVMHEGFVNFNAGTLGTSMVEGRISAGVVVDDGSDIGGGASIMGTLSGGGKEVIKVGKRCLLGANSGLGISLGDDCVVEAGLYVTGGTKVTTADGQVTKAIELSGASNLLFRRNSLSGAVEVVKRDGTGITLNEALHAN from the coding sequence GTGACTGCAGCATCTGGCATCGGCCTGGCCACCATCACCGCCGACGGAACCGTTCTGGACACCTGGTTTCCCGCTCCCGAGCTGAGCGCATCCGGCCCCGCGGGCACCGCCCGGCTGACCGGGGACGACGTGCCCGCCGACCTGGCTGCCCTCACCGGCAAGGACGAGGACCGCGACGTCGAGGTCGTGGCCGTGCGCACCACCATCGCCGACCTCAACGACAAGCCGGCCGACACGCACGACGTGTGGCTGCGGTTGCACCTGCTCTCACACCGCCTGACCAAGCCGCACGAGGCCAACCTCGATGGCATCTTCGGCCTGCTGAGCAATGTGGTGTGGACCAACTTCGGCCCCTGCGCGGTCGAGGGCTTCGAGACCACGCGTGCCCGGCTGCGTAAGCGCGGCGCCGTCGCGGTGTACGGCATCGACAAGTTCCCCCGCATGGTCGACTACGTGACGCCGTCAGGTGTGCGCATCGCCGACGCCGACCGCGTGCGGCTCGGCGCCCACCTGGCCTCCGGCACCACCGTCATGCACGAGGGCTTCGTCAACTTCAACGCCGGCACACTCGGCACCTCGATGGTCGAAGGCCGCATCTCGGCCGGTGTCGTGGTCGACGACGGGTCCGACATCGGCGGCGGCGCGTCGATCATGGGCACGCTCTCGGGTGGCGGCAAAGAGGTCATCAAGGTCGGCAAGCGTTGCCTGCTGGGCGCCAACTCGGGTCTGGGCATCTCACTGGGCGACGACTGCGTCGTCGAGGCGGGCCTTTACGTGACCGGCGGTACCAAGGTCACCACTGCCGACGGACAGGTCACCAAGGCCATCGAGCTGTCCGGCGCGAGCAACCTGCTGTTCCGTCGCAACTCGCTGTCGGGTGCGGTCGAGGTGGTCAAGCGCGACGGTACGGGCATCACCCTCAACGAGGCCCTGCACGCCAACTGA
- a CDS encoding YybH family protein, with translation MLRALALVVAAVSVLAGCGNPDRDADRQAIEEALRQWPQAFNDRDIDAVCGLFADDAVLAYPDSADRDRDGFCDQMRDRFNDPSKSLHYDEPDIKEILVDGDLATVRLVWTLTVRDSAGAVLETVHEDGVDVFQRQPDGRWKIHISHAFTQ, from the coding sequence GTGTTGCGCGCGCTCGCTCTCGTGGTTGCAGCGGTCAGTGTGCTTGCTGGGTGCGGAAACCCAGACCGGGATGCGGATCGCCAGGCCATCGAAGAAGCACTGCGACAGTGGCCCCAGGCCTTCAACGATCGTGACATCGACGCGGTGTGCGGACTGTTCGCCGACGACGCGGTGCTCGCGTATCCGGACTCGGCCGACCGCGACCGGGATGGGTTCTGCGATCAGATGCGTGACCGGTTCAACGACCCGTCGAAGTCACTGCACTACGACGAGCCCGACATCAAAGAGATTCTCGTCGACGGGGATTTGGCGACGGTGCGGCTGGTCTGGACGCTGACGGTGCGCGACTCGGCAGGCGCGGTTCTGGAAACCGTTCACGAGGACGGGGTGGACGTCTTCCAGCGTCAGCCCGACGGGCGCTGGAAGATCCACATCTCCCACGCGTTCACGCAGTGA
- a CDS encoding HNH endonuclease signature motif containing protein encodes MYEGSLVEIAQFAALSDAALEGQARGWAQAEASASARKHAAMAELFIRATTTPTAEDRRGWFVDPEAAVGAQLGAAQGITAWAALHQAQRGVALRDRLPKVNEVFAAGLVSEMLVRNICWSTALFLDPNKLAAIDAELAAQITSWGKLTLKQIDNTIDDLILKHDPGSFRRGRASRRGRYFDIGSPTDAPGVLSVNGRLQADLGNAYDARIAELIEGVCPEDPRTLNELRHDALGAILDHTTLACECADPECARGRETSPRGHLVLHVIAREDTVTAAQHAAAQTSAPPTYGEPTPDGEPDTDNTGNTATDNTAADTETVGTENDPGIAPAADTDTATETAESAGTFCDAGSLTVAEFTETSSGTPSAFLAPHEEPLDRVPPAVLFGGGVLPAYALAEIINNATIRPLIHPGDTPPEDRYIPSRALADYVRCRDLTCRFPGCDKPADRCDIDHTVPYPAGPTHASNLKCLCRFHHLLKTFWTGPRGWTDRQHPDGTIVWTSPSGREYTTVPGSHRRLSITELAAPTGALDLPATPIPTADPDLRGVKMPKRRRTRAQNTARTIAAERKLNDDLVAEHNKPPPF; translated from the coding sequence ATGTACGAAGGGTCGTTGGTGGAGATCGCGCAGTTTGCCGCGCTGTCCGACGCTGCCCTGGAAGGCCAGGCCCGCGGCTGGGCGCAGGCCGAAGCCTCCGCCTCGGCACGCAAGCACGCCGCGATGGCCGAGCTGTTCATCCGCGCCACCACCACCCCCACCGCCGAGGACCGGCGGGGGTGGTTCGTCGACCCCGAGGCCGCCGTCGGCGCCCAACTCGGCGCCGCCCAGGGCATCACCGCTTGGGCCGCGCTGCACCAGGCCCAGCGCGGGGTCGCGCTGCGTGACCGGCTGCCCAAGGTCAACGAGGTGTTCGCCGCGGGGCTGGTCAGCGAGATGCTCGTGCGCAACATCTGCTGGAGCACCGCACTGTTCCTCGACCCAAACAAACTCGCCGCCATCGACGCCGAGCTGGCCGCCCAGATCACCTCCTGGGGCAAACTCACCCTCAAACAGATCGACAACACCATTGATGATCTGATCCTCAAACACGACCCGGGCTCCTTCCGCCGCGGCCGCGCCTCACGCCGCGGTCGCTACTTCGACATCGGCTCCCCCACCGACGCCCCCGGTGTGCTGTCGGTCAACGGGCGGCTGCAGGCCGACCTCGGCAACGCCTACGACGCCCGGATCGCCGAACTCATCGAAGGGGTGTGCCCGGAAGACCCGCGCACCCTCAACGAGCTGCGCCACGACGCCCTCGGCGCCATCCTCGACCACACCACCCTGGCCTGTGAGTGCGCCGACCCCGAATGTGCGCGCGGCCGCGAAACATCCCCCCGCGGACACCTCGTTTTGCACGTCATCGCCCGCGAAGACACCGTCACCGCCGCCCAACACGCCGCCGCGCAGACCAGCGCACCGCCCACCTATGGTGAACCCACCCCCGACGGGGAACCCGACACCGACAACACCGGCAACACCGCCACCGACAACACCGCCGCCGACACCGAGACCGTGGGCACCGAGAACGACCCCGGTATCGCACCCGCCGCCGACACCGACACCGCCACCGAGACCGCCGAGTCCGCTGGAACCTTTTGCGACGCCGGATCCCTCACTGTCGCCGAGTTCACCGAAACCAGCAGCGGCACACCGTCGGCGTTCCTCGCCCCGCACGAGGAGCCCCTGGATCGGGTGCCACCGGCAGTGCTGTTCGGCGGCGGGGTGCTGCCGGCCTACGCGCTGGCCGAGATCATCAACAACGCCACCATCCGCCCGCTGATCCACCCCGGCGACACCCCACCGGAAGACCGCTACATCCCCTCACGCGCGCTCGCGGACTATGTGCGCTGCCGCGATTTGACCTGCCGGTTCCCCGGATGTGACAAACCTGCCGACCGCTGCGACATCGACCACACCGTGCCCTACCCCGCAGGGCCCACGCATGCCTCAAACCTGAAGTGTCTGTGTCGTTTTCATCATCTTCTGAAAACGTTCTGGACCGGCCCCCGCGGCTGGACAGACCGACAACACCCCGACGGCACCATCGTATGGACCTCCCCTTCCGGGCGGGAGTACACCACTGTGCCCGGAAGCCACCGGCGCCTGTCGATCACCGAACTGGCCGCACCCACCGGCGCACTGGACCTACCGGCCACCCCGATCCCTACCGCCGACCCCGACCTGCGCGGGGTCAAGATGCCCAAACGACGCCGCACCCGCGCCCAGAACACCGCCCGCACCATCGCCGCCGAACGCAAACTCAACGACGACCTCGTCGCCGAACACAACAAACCCCCACCGTTCTGA
- a CDS encoding DUF6632 domain-containing protein, giving the protein MTTIGSPTRYRLLQIALVAAGVAMILLYPLAVVWPSGWAWHSGPPYESNYFMMIVGLYVTLGAFLINAARRPEANVSLIWFAVCSSVVHAVIMAVQSFGSGHHMGHLWGDVPALLLAAIILAVLMKVPDRQA; this is encoded by the coding sequence ATGACCACAATCGGATCGCCAACCCGTTATCGGCTTCTCCAGATCGCACTCGTTGCCGCTGGGGTGGCGATGATCCTCCTCTATCCGCTGGCTGTCGTCTGGCCGTCCGGGTGGGCGTGGCATTCCGGGCCCCCGTATGAGTCGAACTATTTCATGATGATCGTCGGCCTGTACGTGACCCTGGGAGCGTTCCTCATCAACGCCGCGAGGCGCCCCGAAGCCAATGTGAGCCTCATCTGGTTCGCGGTGTGTTCCAGCGTCGTTCACGCGGTGATCATGGCGGTGCAGTCGTTCGGCAGTGGCCATCACATGGGGCATCTGTGGGGAGATGTCCCGGCGCTGCTCCTCGCCGCCATCATCTTGGCGGTCCTCATGAAGGTGCCCGACCGTCAGGCGTGA
- a CDS encoding alpha/beta hydrolase → MNIVLVHGAFVDGSTWRAVYDLLVGVGHHVDVVQTPNLSLSGDVEATRRVLDGLVGPVVLVGHSYGGAVITEAGGHDSVSALVYIAAFVPDDGESVEALGGHPGAPGSPIVALSGGFLVQARAKFHSSFGADLPAADAAFLADSQVPWSEAAMTSTVTDPAWRHKPCWYLIATEDRMIPFAAQRAMAARAGATTIQVAASHAVYMSQPHAVAAFIRQAAHA, encoded by the coding sequence GTGAACATCGTCCTGGTGCACGGCGCTTTCGTCGACGGGTCCACCTGGCGTGCGGTGTATGACCTTCTTGTGGGGGTGGGGCACCACGTCGATGTGGTGCAGACACCGAATCTGTCGTTGTCCGGCGACGTGGAGGCAACGCGGCGCGTTCTCGACGGTCTCGTGGGACCGGTTGTGCTCGTTGGCCATTCCTACGGCGGCGCCGTGATCACCGAGGCGGGTGGCCACGACAGCGTGTCGGCTCTGGTCTACATCGCGGCATTCGTACCTGATGACGGCGAGTCGGTCGAGGCGCTCGGCGGTCACCCAGGCGCACCGGGCTCACCGATCGTCGCGCTCTCTGGTGGATTCCTGGTGCAGGCGCGAGCGAAGTTCCACAGTTCTTTCGGTGCGGACCTACCCGCGGCCGACGCGGCGTTCCTGGCAGATTCGCAGGTCCCATGGTCGGAAGCCGCCATGACCTCGACAGTGACCGACCCCGCGTGGCGGCATAAACCGTGCTGGTATCTGATCGCAACCGAGGACCGCATGATTCCCTTTGCCGCACAACGTGCCATGGCGGCACGGGCCGGCGCAACCACGATCCAGGTCGCCGCGAGCCACGCCGTTTACATGTCCCAGCCGCACGCCGTTGCGGCCTTCATCCGGCAGGCCGCTCACGCCTGA
- a CDS encoding MBL fold metallo-hydrolase has product MTSLELAGGEAADFSTGEVYFVGNATTVIRFGGLNILTDPAFLHKGEHVHLGHGIWARREVEPACQIADLPPIDLVVLSHYHGDHFDDVAAQQLDKKLPIVSTADAIEKLTPLGFDQGYALSTWESLEVRKGEATLIITAMPAKHATDDAVDAMLMPVNGHLLDFSRGGERLYRLYITGDTMLVEDLHDIPRRYPAIDLGLIHTGGTTYLVTVVTMTGEQGVRAVEITKPRVAIPIHYNDFSVFLSGLDDFQSAAQTSDAATEFVYLTHGDTYTFEPGT; this is encoded by the coding sequence ATGACTTCCTTGGAGCTCGCGGGCGGTGAGGCCGCAGATTTCAGCACGGGTGAGGTCTACTTCGTCGGCAACGCCACCACGGTGATCCGGTTCGGTGGGCTCAACATCCTGACCGACCCCGCCTTCCTTCACAAAGGCGAGCACGTCCACCTGGGGCACGGTATCTGGGCCCGGCGCGAGGTCGAGCCCGCCTGCCAGATCGCGGACCTGCCACCGATCGATCTCGTGGTGCTGTCGCACTACCACGGCGACCATTTCGATGACGTCGCCGCCCAGCAACTCGACAAGAAGCTGCCAATCGTCTCGACTGCCGACGCGATCGAGAAGCTGACTCCGCTCGGTTTCGATCAGGGGTACGCGTTGAGCACCTGGGAATCGCTTGAGGTGCGCAAAGGCGAAGCGACACTGATCATCACCGCGATGCCCGCCAAGCACGCGACGGACGACGCCGTCGACGCGATGCTCATGCCGGTCAACGGACATCTGTTGGATTTCAGCCGTGGTGGAGAGCGGCTCTACAGGCTCTACATCACGGGGGACACGATGCTTGTCGAGGACCTTCACGACATCCCGCGTCGCTACCCGGCGATCGACCTCGGCCTGATCCACACCGGTGGTACGACGTACCTGGTCACCGTCGTCACCATGACGGGTGAGCAGGGAGTCCGCGCTGTCGAGATCACCAAGCCGCGCGTCGCGATTCCGATTCACTACAACGATTTCTCCGTTTTCCTCTCAGGACTCGACGATTTCCAGAGTGCGGCCCAAACCTCCGATGCGGCCACAGAGTTCGTGTACCTCACGCACGGAGATACCTACACCTTCGAGCCGGGGACGTGA
- a CDS encoding heme-binding protein: MALMSSTARWVLLPAGAACAAVVTGLLGSVTATAEPAPPRPPNCTAADLAGIASGVAAATSSYLFTHPDVNDFYTSVRGRPHEEASAAIDAYFEGNPQAHADLAGIRQPLVDFRNRCGIAPPS; this comes from the coding sequence ATGGCCCTGATGTCATCCACCGCGCGGTGGGTCCTGTTGCCGGCGGGCGCCGCCTGCGCGGCGGTGGTCACCGGTCTACTCGGATCGGTCACCGCGACAGCCGAGCCTGCGCCGCCGCGGCCGCCGAACTGCACGGCCGCCGACCTCGCCGGGATAGCGTCGGGCGTCGCGGCCGCGACATCGTCGTATCTGTTCACCCACCCCGACGTCAACGACTTCTACACGAGCGTGCGTGGCCGTCCGCACGAAGAGGCCTCCGCGGCCATCGACGCCTACTTCGAAGGCAACCCGCAGGCCCACGCCGACCTCGCCGGTATCCGTCAACCACTCGTGGACTTCCGCAACCGCTGCGGTATCGCTCCGCCCAGTTAA
- a CDS encoding VOC family protein, whose translation MALRFSELCIDAHDPEALGHWWSQALGWPEHTDSDGDVVLTPPPGQGPVWLFLAVPDGKTVKNRLHVDFTPDDQQAEVDRLIGLGARHVDIGQGEQSWVVLADPEGNEFCVLAAES comes from the coding sequence GTGGCGTTGAGGTTCTCCGAGCTCTGCATCGACGCCCACGACCCGGAGGCGTTGGGGCACTGGTGGTCACAGGCGCTCGGGTGGCCCGAGCACACCGACTCCGACGGGGACGTCGTGCTGACGCCACCGCCGGGACAGGGCCCCGTCTGGTTGTTCCTCGCGGTGCCCGACGGCAAGACCGTCAAGAACCGCCTCCACGTCGACTTCACCCCCGACGACCAGCAGGCCGAGGTCGACCGGCTGATCGGCCTTGGCGCGCGCCACGTCGACATCGGGCAGGGCGAGCAGAGTTGGGTGGTACTCGCCGACCCTGAGGGCAACGAGTTCTGCGTATTGGCAGCCGAGTCGTAG
- a CDS encoding acyl-CoA synthetase, with protein MLLASLNPAAVAAGADIADAVRIDGAVLSRSDLVGGATSVAERVAVAQRVAVLAKPTATTVLAITGCLIAGVTVVPVPADVGVAERRHMLEDSGAQAWLGERPDDAEGLPHIPVRLHARSWHRYAEPPPESTAIIMYTSGTTGLPKGVPITRNAIAADIDGLAKAWEWTPEDTLVHGLPLFHVHGLVLGLIGSLRIGNRFVHTGKPTPERYAEAKGTLYFGVPTVWSRVVNNLDAALALSSARLLVSGSAPLPVPVFEQLTKLTGQPPVERYGSTESLITITTLVNGERRPGWVGVPIEGVRTRLVDENGAEVPHDGETIGRLQIKGPTVFEGYLNRPEATAEAFDDDGWFRTGDVAVIDAGGMHRIVGRESVDLIKSGGYRIGAGEIETVLLGHPGVKEAAVVGVPDDDLGQRIVAYVVGDAESDSLIDFVAKQLSVHKRPREVRIVDSLPRNAMGKVLKKELAQWR; from the coding sequence ATGCTGCTGGCCTCACTGAATCCCGCAGCGGTAGCCGCCGGCGCTGACATCGCTGACGCGGTCCGCATCGACGGTGCCGTCCTCAGCCGTAGCGACCTGGTGGGCGGTGCGACCTCGGTCGCCGAGCGCGTCGCCGTCGCACAGCGCGTCGCTGTCCTCGCGAAACCGACCGCCACCACAGTGCTCGCGATCACCGGCTGCCTCATCGCGGGTGTCACCGTCGTCCCGGTGCCCGCCGATGTCGGCGTCGCCGAGCGCCGCCACATGCTCGAAGATTCCGGCGCTCAGGCCTGGCTCGGCGAGCGGCCCGACGACGCCGAGGGGTTGCCGCACATCCCGGTGCGCCTGCACGCCCGGTCGTGGCACCGCTACGCCGAACCGCCGCCGGAATCGACCGCGATCATCATGTACACCTCGGGCACCACGGGTTTGCCCAAGGGCGTGCCCATCACGCGCAACGCCATCGCCGCCGACATCGACGGGCTGGCCAAGGCGTGGGAGTGGACGCCGGAAGACACGCTGGTGCACGGACTTCCGCTGTTCCACGTGCACGGTCTGGTGCTCGGCCTGATCGGTTCGCTGCGCATCGGAAACCGCTTCGTGCACACCGGCAAGCCCACCCCGGAGCGCTACGCCGAGGCCAAGGGCACGCTGTACTTCGGGGTGCCCACGGTGTGGTCGCGCGTCGTCAACAACCTCGACGCCGCGCTCGCGCTGTCGTCGGCGCGCCTGTTGGTGTCGGGCAGCGCCCCGCTGCCGGTGCCCGTGTTCGAGCAGTTGACCAAGCTCACCGGTCAACCGCCGGTGGAGCGCTACGGCAGCACCGAATCCCTGATCACCATCACCACTTTGGTCAACGGCGAACGCAGGCCCGGTTGGGTCGGGGTGCCGATCGAGGGTGTCCGGACGCGCCTGGTGGACGAGAACGGTGCCGAGGTGCCGCACGACGGCGAGACCATCGGACGTCTCCAGATCAAGGGCCCGACGGTGTTCGAGGGCTACCTCAACCGCCCGGAGGCCACCGCGGAGGCGTTCGACGACGACGGCTGGTTCCGTACCGGTGACGTCGCGGTGATCGACGCGGGCGGCATGCACCGCATCGTCGGCCGCGAGTCGGTCGACCTCATCAAATCCGGTGGTTACCGCATCGGCGCGGGTGAGATCGAGACCGTGCTGCTCGGCCACCCCGGCGTCAAGGAAGCCGCCGTCGTCGGCGTTCCCGACGACGATCTGGGGCAACGCATCGTCGCGTACGTGGTCGGCGATGCCGAGTCCGATTCGCTCATCGACTTTGTCGCAAAGCAACTCTCGGTGCACAAGCGGCCCCGCGAGGTCAGGATCGTGGACAGCCTGCCACGCAACGCCATGGGGAAGGTGCTCAAAAAGGAGCTCGCGCAGTGGCGTTGA
- a CDS encoding DUF309 domain-containing protein — protein sequence MSPSAHRDRDESGRPRNSRPRDALGRPLPYGSKGMERIPDDLHLSPTESLAFAQRLLDLGHAFAAHEVLEAAWKNGPSGERPLWQGLAQLAVGITHVQRGNLPGAAALLRRASERLAKVDLPAPHDVDVTDLIRYAEALAKDLTDGRDIDAERLRVQLIDKASR from the coding sequence ATGAGTCCGTCGGCGCACCGTGACCGCGACGAATCGGGCCGTCCTCGCAATTCCCGGCCGCGCGACGCGCTGGGCCGCCCGTTGCCGTACGGCAGCAAGGGCATGGAGCGCATACCGGATGACCTGCATCTGTCGCCGACGGAATCGCTGGCCTTCGCCCAGCGGCTGCTGGATCTGGGGCATGCGTTCGCGGCCCACGAGGTGCTCGAGGCCGCGTGGAAGAACGGCCCGTCCGGTGAGCGCCCGCTGTGGCAGGGGTTGGCGCAACTGGCGGTGGGCATCACCCACGTGCAGCGGGGCAACCTTCCCGGCGCGGCCGCACTGCTACGACGAGCCTCGGAGCGGCTGGCGAAAGTCGACCTGCCCGCCCCGCACGACGTCGACGTCACCGACCTCATCCGGTATGCCGAGGCGCTCGCGAAAGACCTCACCGACGGGCGTGACATCGACGCCGAGCGGCTGCGCGTCCAGCTCATCGACAAGGCATCGCGATAA
- a CDS encoding NUDIX domain-containing protein: MGMIRQVSTREVYRNNWLTLREDAIERPDGSDGIYAVVDKPTYALVIPHDGERFHLVEQYRYPLGLRRWEFPQGTAPDRQDLEPHALAERELREETGLRAAHLVKLGLLDVAAGMSSQRGWVFLATELTEGDHEREHEEQDMHSAWFTRAEIEDMMRSGDITDAQSIAAWALLLLYERR, translated from the coding sequence ATGGGAATGATCCGGCAGGTCTCGACGCGTGAGGTGTACCGGAACAACTGGCTCACGCTGCGCGAGGACGCCATCGAACGCCCCGACGGCAGCGACGGCATCTACGCCGTGGTCGACAAACCCACTTACGCGCTGGTGATCCCACACGACGGCGAACGTTTCCACCTCGTCGAGCAGTACCGGTACCCGCTCGGCCTGCGCCGCTGGGAGTTTCCGCAGGGCACCGCGCCCGACCGGCAGGATCTGGAACCGCATGCGTTGGCCGAACGCGAATTACGCGAGGAGACCGGCCTGCGCGCGGCGCACCTGGTCAAGCTCGGCCTGCTCGACGTCGCAGCCGGCATGAGCAGCCAGCGCGGCTGGGTGTTCCTGGCGACCGAGCTCACCGAGGGCGACCACGAGCGTGAGCACGAGGAACAGGACATGCACAGCGCGTGGTTCACCCGCGCCGAGATCGAGGACATGATGCGCAGCGGTGACATCACCGATGCCCAGTCGATCGCGGCGTGGGCGTTGCTCCTGCTCTACGAGCGCCGTTAG
- a CDS encoding proline dehydrogenase family protein, whose protein sequence is MGIFDRVARPAILAASRSQRLRATAERLPVTRRVVDRFVAGETVPEALDATAALRASGRLVTIDYLGEDTTSKEDADNTVAAYLALLEGLKSDSDAKVRPLEVSLKLSALGQALPRDGEKIALENAHTICAKARDIEAWVTVDAEDHTTTDSTLSIVRDLRTEFDWLGTVLQAYLKRTRADCAEFAASGARIRLCKGAYDEPASVAYRDPDEVTDSYLTCLRILMAGRGYPMVASHDPEIIAAVPALAREYHRGVDDFEYQMLYNIRDGEQRRLADEGNHVRVYVPFGYEWYGYFVRRLAERPANLTFFLRALAERR, encoded by the coding sequence ATGGGCATCTTCGATCGGGTCGCCCGACCCGCCATCCTGGCCGCGTCCCGTTCGCAGCGCCTCCGTGCCACCGCCGAACGACTCCCGGTCACGCGCCGCGTGGTGGACCGATTCGTCGCGGGCGAGACGGTGCCCGAGGCACTGGATGCCACTGCGGCGCTGCGTGCTTCGGGCCGGCTGGTGACCATCGACTATCTGGGCGAGGACACCACCAGCAAGGAGGACGCCGACAACACCGTGGCCGCGTACCTCGCGTTGCTCGAGGGCCTCAAGAGCGACAGTGACGCGAAGGTGCGGCCACTCGAGGTGTCGCTCAAGCTCTCCGCGCTGGGGCAGGCGCTGCCACGCGACGGCGAGAAGATCGCGCTGGAGAACGCGCACACCATCTGCGCCAAGGCCCGTGACATCGAAGCCTGGGTGACCGTCGACGCCGAGGACCACACCACCACGGACTCGACGCTGTCGATCGTGCGGGATCTGCGCACCGAGTTCGACTGGCTGGGAACGGTTCTGCAGGCCTACCTCAAGCGCACCCGCGCCGACTGCGCGGAGTTCGCGGCCTCGGGTGCGCGAATCCGCCTGTGCAAGGGCGCGTATGACGAGCCCGCGTCGGTCGCGTACCGCGACCCCGACGAGGTCACCGACTCGTACCTGACGTGCCTGCGGATCCTGATGGCCGGCCGCGGCTACCCGATGGTAGCGTCGCACGATCCGGAGATCATTGCCGCCGTGCCCGCACTCGCGCGCGAATACCACCGCGGGGTGGACGATTTCGAGTACCAGATGCTCTACAACATCCGCGACGGGGAGCAGCGCCGCCTGGCCGACGAGGGCAATCACGTCCGGGTGTACGTACCGTTCGGCTACGAGTGGTACGGGTACTTCGTGCGGCGCCTGGCAGAACGCCCGGCGAACCTCACGTTCTTCCTGCGGGCGCTGGCCGAACGTCGCTAA